In Theropithecus gelada isolate Dixy chromosome 13, Tgel_1.0, whole genome shotgun sequence, one DNA window encodes the following:
- the TCF23 gene encoding transcription factor 23: MSQRKARGPPAMPGVGHSQTQAKARLLPGADRKRSRLSRTRQDPWEERSWSNQRWSRATPGPRGTRAGGLALGRSEACPENAARERSRVRTLRQAFLALQAALPAVPPDTKLSKLDVLVLAASYIAHLTRTLGHELPGPAWPPFLRGLRYLHPLKKWPMRSRLYAGGLGYSDLDSTTASTASQRTRDVEVGSQVPGEADALFSATPLSLALGDK, translated from the exons ATGTCACAGAGGAAGGCCAGAGGGCCGCCAGCCATGCCAGGGGTGGGCCACAGCCAGACTCAGGCCAAAGCACGGTTGCTGCCAGGCGCTGACAGGAAGAGGAGCCGCCTCAGCAGGACAAGGCAGGACCCGTGGGAAGAAAGAAGCTGGAGCAATCAGAGATGGAGCAGAGCTACCCCTGGCCCTCGAGGGACCAGGGCTGGGGGCCTGGCTCTTGGCAGG AGCGAGGCCTGTCCTGAGAACGCCGCGCGGGAGCGGAGCCGGGTCAGGACGCTGCGCCAGGCCTTCTTGGCCTTGCAGGCTGCTCTGCCTGCCGTGCCGCCCGACACCAAGCTCTCCAAGTTGGACGTGCTGGTGCTCGCCGCCAGCTACATAGCCCACCTCACCCGCACGCTCGGCCACGAGTTGCCTGGCCCCGCCTGGCCACCCTTCCTGCGTGGACTCCGCTACTTGCACCCTCTCAAG AAGTGGCCGATGCGATCTCGTCTCTATGCTGGAGGCCTGGGGTACTCTGATCTTGACTCCACCACAGCAAGCACCGCCAGCCAAAGAACAAGAGACGTAGAGGTGGGATCCCAAGTCCCTGGAGAGGCAGATGCTCTCTTTTCTGCCACGCCACTCTCACTAGCTCTTGGTGACAAATAA